The proteins below are encoded in one region of Equus caballus isolate H_3958 breed thoroughbred chromosome 16, TB-T2T, whole genome shotgun sequence:
- the DUSP7 gene encoding dual specificity protein phosphatase 7, whose protein sequence is MKNQLRGPPARAHMSASGASAAGGTGAGSEPGAGSGSGAGTGAGAATGAGAMPCKSAEWLQEELEARGGASLLLLDCRPHELFESSHIETAINLAIPGLMLRRLRKGNLPIRSIIPNHADKERFATRCKAATVLLYDEATAEWQPEPGAPASVLGLLLQKLRDDGCQAYYLQGGFNKFQTEYSEHCETNVDSSCSPSGSPPTSVLGLGGLRISSDCSDGESDRELPSSATESDGSPVPSSQPAFPVQILPYLYLGCAKDSTNLDVLGKYGIKYILNVTPNLPNAFEHGGEFTYKQIPISDHWSQNLSQFFPEAISFIDEARSKKCGVLVHCLAGISRSVTVTVAYLMQKMNLSLNDAYDFVKRKKSNISPNFNFMGQLLDFERTLGLSSPCDNHTPSEQLYFSTPTNHNLFPLNTLEST, encoded by the exons ATGAAAAACCAGCTCCGCGGCCCCCCAGCGCGGGCGCACATGTCGGCCTCGGGGGCGTCGGCGGCTGGGGGCACCGGGGCGGGGTCGGAGCCCGGTGCAGGGTCCGGGTCTGGCGCCGGCACTGGGGCGGGCGCGGCGACGGGTGCGGGGGCCATGCCCTGCAAGAGCGCCGAGTGGctgcaggaggagctggaggcgCGCGGCGGCGCGTCCCTGCTGCTGCTCGACTGCCGGCCACACGAGCTGTTCGAGTCGTCGCACATCGAGACGGCCATCAACCTGGCCATCCCGGGTCTCATGCTGCGCCGCCTGCGCAAGGGCAACCTGCCCATCCGCTCCATCATCCCCAACCACGCCGACAAGGAGCGCTTCGCCACGCGCTGCAAGGCGGCCACCGTGCTGCTCTACGACGAGGCCACGGCCGAGTGGCAGCCAGAGCCTGGCGCTCCCGCCTCGGTGCTTGGTCTGCTTCTGCAAAAGCTGCGCGACGACGGCTGCCAGGCCTACTACCTCCAAG GTGGTTTCAACAAGTTCCAGACAGAGTACTCGGAGCACTGCGAGACCAATGTGGACAGCTCGTGCTCCCCAAGTGGCTCGCCACCCACCTCAGTGCTAGGCCTGGGGGGCCTGCGCATCAGCTCTGACTGCTCGGACGGTGAGTCAGACCGAGAGTTGCCCAGCAGTGCCACCGAGTCGGACGGCAGCCCTGTGCCATCCAGCCAACCGGCCTTCCCCGTCCAGATCCTGCCCTACCTCTACCTCGGCTGCGCCAAGGACTCCACCAACCTGGACGTGCTCGGCAAGTACGGCATCAAGTATATCCTCAACGTCACGCCCAACCTGCCCAATGCCTTCGAGCACGGTGGCGAGTTCACCTACAAGCAGATCCCCATCTCTGACCACTGGAGCCAGAACCTCTCCCAGTTCTTCCCTGAGGCCATCAGCTTCATTG ACGAGGCCCGCTCCAAGAAGTGTGGTGTCCTGGTGCACTGCCTGGCAGGCATCAGCCGCTCGGTGACGGTCACTGTGGCCTACCTGATGCAGAAGATGAACCTGTCACTCAATGACGCCTACGACTTTGTCAAGAGGAAAAAGTCCAACATCTCGCCCAACTTCAACTTTATGGGTCAGCTGCTGGACTTCGAGCGGACGCTGGGGCTGAGCAGCCCATGCGACAACCACACGCCCAGCGAGCAGCTCTATTTCTCCACGCCCACCAACCACAACCTGTTCCCACTCAACACGCTGGAGTCCACGTGA